Proteins from one Bacillus thuringiensis genomic window:
- a CDS encoding MFS transporter: MFKTETNIEDNPLYTKISHKSSITKPNLNQQPSMSHALALLFAAACGMSVANIYFAQPLLDQLSNEFGINHSIIGVVITVTQIFYGVGLLLLVPLGDLLNQRRLIVGQMLLSTTALVIVGTASSSMVLFAGMALVGLLAVVTQTLVAFAATIASPTERGRVVGIVTSGIVIGILLARTFAGILTDVAGWRSVYLFSAALMLLMVFMFIKMLPNVEREVKSLSYPQLIRSVLTLFIQERTLRVRSVLAMLIFADFSILWTSLVLPLSTPPIALSHSAIGAFGLVGVAGALAAARAGKLADQGYGQRTTGIALVLLLISWLFISYIEQSLIALVIGIVLLDLAVQAIHVTNQTMILPLHTGARSRLTAGYMVFYSIGSAGGSIASTQIYAHFGWGGVSLLGASVSAFALLFWAMTRRIKIL, translated from the coding sequence ATGTTCAAAACAGAGACAAATATAGAAGATAATCCACTCTACACTAAGATAAGTCATAAATCTTCCATAACAAAACCTAATTTGAATCAACAGCCATCCATGTCTCATGCTTTGGCATTATTGTTTGCGGCTGCCTGTGGTATGTCTGTTGCCAATATTTACTTTGCTCAGCCGTTGCTTGATCAACTATCTAATGAGTTTGGTATTAACCATTCCATTATTGGTGTTGTTATTACCGTTACACAAATTTTTTATGGAGTGGGTTTACTACTACTCGTACCACTTGGAGATTTGCTAAACCAGCGACGTCTAATTGTCGGTCAAATGCTATTATCTACAACAGCTCTGGTTATAGTTGGTACTGCTTCCTCCAGCATGGTACTTTTCGCAGGTATGGCTTTGGTGGGGCTGCTTGCAGTTGTGACACAGACTCTCGTGGCGTTTGCAGCGACCATCGCTTCCCCTACAGAAAGAGGACGTGTGGTTGGCATTGTAACAAGTGGGATAGTTATTGGCATACTTCTCGCACGTACTTTTGCTGGTATATTAACAGATGTTGCGGGATGGCGTTCTGTATATCTATTTTCTGCTGCGCTCATGCTTTTGATGGTTTTTATGTTTATAAAGATGTTGCCCAATGTTGAGCGCGAGGTAAAATCGCTATCCTACCCTCAGTTAATTAGATCGGTGCTTACTTTATTTATTCAAGAACGAACGTTACGCGTTCGCTCCGTTCTAGCCATGCTGATTTTTGCTGATTTCAGCATTTTGTGGACTTCACTAGTATTGCCACTTAGTACACCGCCAATTGCTCTATCTCATAGTGCAATTGGCGCATTCGGTCTTGTAGGTGTCGCTGGAGCCTTGGCTGCGGCACGGGCAGGGAAATTGGCCGATCAAGGTTACGGACAACGAACGACAGGTATTGCTTTAGTTCTATTATTGATTTCATGGTTGTTCATCAGCTATATAGAGCAGTCATTGATCGCATTAGTGATAGGGATAGTTCTACTTGATTTGGCCGTACAAGCAATACATGTCACGAATCAAACCATGATCCTCCCATTGCATACAGGAGCACGGAGTCGACTTACTGCTGGATATATGGTGTTTTATTCTATCGGCAGTGCTGGTGGTTCAATTGCTTCGACTCAAATATACGCACACTTTGGCTGGGGAGGGGTTTCCTTACTCGGAGCCTCTGTCAGCGCTTTCGCTCTTCTTTTTTGGGCTATGACCAGACGAATTAAGATTTTATGA
- a CDS encoding methyl-accepting chemotaxis protein, with the protein MKKYWHKLSLLQKNILLTVLVILTLVGSMGALSFNMFQNSMMSIFERQSFETGDTVINQLDVEIVRDVAKDPTAQRVKKEKLTEQLDKAIKGMKSVGQTYVTGAKLNDKAELQLVALDTELANTVSIKLGSLKTGDYYEHPTHWMKTYSKVMKTKQAQMTEVYEDKLGFWVTILEPITDENKNIIAIVAADLDASVIPLTKEKFLAQGLLFIIISLTIATTIQIFISRNSLSPLKDLQEGLRKVGEGDLSIKLNERSDDIGITNSHFNNTIEKFNRIIDKVRQTAEQVSASSQELSANTKENSMAFQEIASSMTGLKLEAHSHVVHNCLGIVQVMESKMKQIKGAAKQVATASEGMEQHSIEGKDLIKQIVNQMKIIQDRVQDVSSSIYALEARSNEIITVITTVSNQTNLLALNATTEDSCAGKIGKEFSSVVEEVCILAEKTDVSSRDIAKLIDETKAEIEEAVKSMQRSSKEVESGIILVQSSGAFFEKISKSAQSVTNQIKATSSNSRDVLENSQSIVQVVNELSHIANTYECSSSNVEISMKEQEMYVQDIAELANSLNWLSQELQELIGGFKIK; encoded by the coding sequence ATGAAAAAATATTGGCATAAGCTATCGTTACTTCAAAAAAATATATTACTAACGGTATTAGTAATTCTGACGCTTGTGGGGAGTATGGGGGCGTTAAGTTTTAATATGTTTCAAAATAGTATGATGTCTATATTTGAGAGGCAGTCTTTTGAAACAGGAGATACAGTAATAAATCAATTAGATGTAGAAATAGTGAGAGATGTAGCAAAAGACCCCACAGCACAAAGAGTGAAGAAAGAAAAATTGACAGAGCAATTAGATAAAGCTATAAAAGGTATGAAAAGTGTCGGACAAACATATGTTACAGGAGCCAAGCTAAATGATAAAGCTGAATTACAATTAGTAGCTTTGGATACAGAATTAGCAAATACAGTTTCTATAAAACTAGGTTCTTTAAAAACAGGTGACTATTATGAGCATCCTACTCATTGGATGAAAACATACAGTAAAGTGATGAAAACGAAACAGGCACAAATGACAGAAGTGTATGAAGATAAATTAGGTTTCTGGGTAACAATTTTAGAGCCAATTACAGATGAAAATAAAAATATAATCGCAATTGTTGCAGCGGATTTGGACGCTTCTGTTATTCCACTTACAAAGGAAAAATTTTTAGCGCAAGGGTTACTCTTTATTATAATTTCATTAACAATCGCAACCACGATTCAAATATTTATCTCACGAAATTCTTTATCGCCTTTGAAGGATTTACAGGAAGGTTTACGTAAAGTTGGTGAAGGGGACTTAAGTATTAAATTGAATGAAAGATCTGATGATATAGGGATAACTAATTCCCATTTTAATAACACTATTGAAAAGTTTAATAGGATTATAGATAAAGTAAGGCAGACTGCTGAACAGGTTTCGGCATCTTCGCAGGAATTGTCGGCAAATACAAAAGAGAATAGTATGGCATTTCAAGAGATTGCAAGTTCTATGACAGGATTGAAATTAGAGGCACATTCTCATGTAGTGCATAACTGTTTAGGGATTGTTCAAGTAATGGAAAGTAAGATGAAACAAATTAAGGGAGCTGCAAAACAAGTTGCTACTGCTTCCGAAGGCATGGAACAGCATTCTATAGAAGGGAAAGATTTGATTAAGCAAATTGTTAATCAAATGAAAATAATCCAAGATAGGGTTCAAGATGTATCTTCTAGTATTTATGCATTAGAAGCACGATCTAATGAAATTATTACTGTAATTACAACCGTTTCAAATCAAACTAATCTATTAGCTTTAAATGCTACTACTGAAGACTCATGTGCTGGAAAAATCGGTAAAGAATTTTCAAGTGTTGTGGAAGAGGTATGTATATTAGCGGAAAAGACTGATGTATCTTCGAGAGATATAGCTAAATTAATTGATGAAACTAAAGCTGAAATAGAAGAGGCTGTAAAATCCATGCAGAGGAGTTCAAAGGAAGTGGAATCAGGAATAATACTTGTTCAGAGTAGTGGCGCTTTCTTCGAAAAAATTTCAAAATCTGCACAATCTGTTACAAATCAAATTAAAGCGACTTCGAGTAATTCAAGAGATGTTTTAGAAAATAGTCAATCTATTGTTCAGGTTGTAAATGAATTATCCCATATTGCAAATACATATGAGTGTAGCAGTAGTAATGTTGAGATAAGTATGAAAGAGCAAGAAATGTATGTACAAGATATTGCAGAGCTAGCAAATTCTTTAAATTGGCTCTCCCAAGAATTACAGGAGTTAATAGGAGGGTTCAAAATTAAGTAG
- the mntA gene encoding type VII toxin-antitoxin system MntA family adenylyltransferase antitoxin yields MIFQSMITAIIEKLQETVNPYWIIVFGSTAENREREDSDIDIAYVSDTTLGNYERFLLAQELANIVHRDVDLVDLSEASTVFQAQIIHTGKTIFCSDEERKIIFEMKTLKMYSKLNEERKIVFDDIKKRGSIYEE; encoded by the coding sequence ATGATTTTTCAAAGCATGATTACAGCTATTATAGAAAAATTACAAGAGACGGTGAATCCCTATTGGATAATTGTGTTTGGATCAACGGCTGAGAATAGAGAACGGGAAGATAGTGATATTGATATAGCTTATGTAAGTGATACAACTTTAGGGAATTATGAACGTTTTTTATTAGCACAGGAGTTAGCTAACATTGTTCATAGAGATGTTGATTTAGTTGATTTATCCGAAGCTTCTACAGTTTTTCAAGCTCAGATTATACATACAGGAAAGACAATATTTTGTTCTGATGAGGAACGGAAAATCATTTTTGAAATGAAAACTTTAAAGATGTATTCAAAATTAAATGAGGAACGCAAGATAGTATTCGATGATATAAAGAAAAGAGGCTCAATATATGAAGAATGA
- a CDS encoding MDR family MFS transporter, which yields MRSTWKELRGMDLNVWIRFIGEALNGIAMMMLMPFFALYLKDKVDSLLEVGIIIALSPIAASFGSLIGGHIADTYGRKPTMVLSMASNGLLMLVFLFIDSFIGYAILSIGLGLCNSFFEPAASAMVTDVTEPEKRTEAYGLLRMAHNIGAAIGPIIGAAVVVVSKDVIFLITSGTMLFYTILMLLFLKETKPKNIMIHEETHKQSIRFTLRVVIRDRIFLFYIVTGIIIFMGFSQSEGMLPLHFSNEDTMIFGNSNPFPYLMTLNGLLVVCFQFPISKWLTHKSIGKSMLYGAILFGVGLLAIGWLPKWFQVIDANDLVILGSLLIAYTIYTVGEMIMSPIQMTFVANIAPEHLRGTYMGAANLQWITGNVFGPLLGGVLLDQLLGHILFTILGVGCIISGFVYLLLDRLIENRSKEIPIKQTS from the coding sequence ATGAGGAGTACATGGAAAGAATTAAGGGGGATGGACCTTAATGTCTGGATCCGCTTTATCGGGGAAGCTTTAAATGGTATTGCAATGATGATGTTAATGCCATTTTTTGCATTATATTTGAAGGACAAAGTGGACTCTCTACTTGAGGTAGGCATAATTATAGCCTTATCTCCAATTGCGGCAAGTTTTGGTTCATTAATTGGAGGGCATATAGCGGATACTTATGGACGGAAACCAACTATGGTACTCTCTATGGCCAGTAATGGGCTACTAATGCTTGTCTTTTTGTTTATTGATAGTTTTATAGGGTATGCCATTTTATCAATTGGTTTAGGGCTATGTAATTCTTTCTTTGAACCAGCGGCATCTGCAATGGTTACCGATGTAACAGAACCTGAAAAAAGAACTGAGGCATATGGATTACTTAGAATGGCTCATAATATAGGAGCTGCGATAGGCCCTATCATTGGTGCAGCAGTTGTGGTTGTATCAAAAGATGTCATATTTTTGATTACTTCTGGAACCATGCTGTTTTATACAATATTAATGTTATTGTTTCTAAAGGAAACAAAACCTAAAAATATAATGATACATGAGGAAACACATAAACAGTCAATAAGATTTACGTTAAGAGTTGTTATAAGAGATAGAATATTTCTATTCTATATAGTGACGGGAATCATTATATTTATGGGATTCTCACAATCGGAAGGTATGTTACCACTTCATTTTAGTAATGAGGATACAATGATTTTTGGAAATAGTAATCCATTTCCATATTTAATGACTTTAAATGGCTTATTGGTTGTATGTTTTCAATTTCCAATTTCAAAGTGGTTAACTCACAAATCAATTGGTAAATCAATGCTATATGGTGCCATTCTTTTTGGCGTTGGTCTTTTAGCAATAGGATGGTTACCAAAGTGGTTTCAAGTAATAGACGCAAATGATCTAGTTATTCTAGGCTCATTATTAATAGCTTATACAATTTATACAGTAGGAGAAATGATTATGTCACCTATCCAAATGACATTTGTTGCTAATATAGCTCCAGAACATTTGAGGGGAACTTATATGGGAGCGGCTAATCTGCAATGGATTACAGGTAATGTATTTGGACCTCTTCTAGGTGGTGTATTACTGGATCAGCTTTTAGGGCATATATTATTTACAATCTTAGGTGTAGGTTGTATTATTTCTGGATTTGTTTACTTACTTTTAGATAGACTTATTGAGAATAGAAGTAAAGAAATACCTATAAAACAAACATCCTAA
- a CDS encoding LLM class flavin-dependent oxidoreductase, producing the protein MEIGITSFVETKPDVHSGEVISHAQRLREVVEEIVLADQVGLDVFGVGEHHRKDYAASSPAMVLSAAAPQTKKIRLASAVTVLSSADPVRVFQDFSTLDGISNGRAEIMAGRGSFIESFPLFGYDLKDYDELFEEHLDLLLKIRQSEKVTWEGGNRPAINNLGVYPRPVQNPLPIWVGSGGNQESAIRAGFLGLPLMLAIIGGSPMHFARIVQLYKKAAAHAGHDVSKLQVGSHSIGFVGENTELAADTFFPSTQAGMNKLGKERGWPYYGRSSFDAARSFEGALYVGDPDTVAEKIIHLRKHVGITRFMMYVPLSTMPHNQVMRAIELLGTEVAPRVREEIAKWEAEGEQETHLFR; encoded by the coding sequence ATGGAAATAGGTATTACGTCTTTTGTAGAAACAAAACCAGATGTTCATAGTGGTGAAGTGATAAGTCACGCACAGCGATTACGTGAAGTTGTTGAAGAAATCGTTCTTGCTGATCAAGTAGGACTTGATGTATTTGGTGTTGGTGAGCACCATAGGAAGGATTATGCAGCATCCTCTCCAGCGATGGTTCTATCAGCGGCGGCACCACAAACGAAAAAGATACGGCTCGCGAGTGCAGTAACCGTGCTTTCTTCAGCTGATCCTGTGCGCGTTTTTCAGGATTTTTCTACACTGGATGGCATTTCAAATGGACGTGCAGAGATAATGGCGGGTCGTGGTTCCTTTATCGAATCTTTTCCACTGTTTGGCTATGACTTGAAGGACTATGATGAACTCTTTGAAGAACATTTGGATCTACTGCTCAAAATACGTCAGTCTGAAAAAGTGACTTGGGAAGGAGGAAATCGACCAGCAATCAATAATTTAGGTGTGTATCCAAGACCTGTTCAAAATCCTTTACCGATATGGGTTGGTAGCGGTGGGAATCAGGAATCAGCTATCCGTGCCGGTTTTCTTGGATTACCACTTATGCTGGCGATTATTGGTGGTAGCCCAATGCACTTTGCACGAATTGTACAGCTATATAAAAAAGCGGCGGCTCACGCTGGTCATGATGTATCAAAACTTCAGGTGGGGTCTCATTCGATTGGATTTGTTGGGGAGAATACGGAATTGGCAGCAGATACATTTTTCCCTTCCACTCAGGCAGGCATGAATAAACTTGGTAAAGAGCGGGGGTGGCCTTATTATGGGCGTTCCAGCTTTGATGCTGCGCGAAGTTTTGAAGGGGCGTTGTATGTTGGTGATCCAGATACAGTCGCCGAAAAAATCATCCATCTGCGTAAGCATGTAGGGATTACACGCTTTATGATGTATGTACCATTAAGTACCATGCCACATAATCAAGTCATGCGTGCCATAGAATTGCTTGGAACAGAAGTTGCCCCTCGTGTAAGAGAGGAAATTGCCAAATGGGAAGCTGAAGGAGAACAGGAGACACATCTATTCCGTTAA
- the hepT gene encoding type VII toxin-antitoxin system HepT family RNase toxin, whose protein sequence is MKNEVILNKISTIERCLKRIQDVYGNDPENLEDYTKQDSIILNIQRACEASIDLAMHIVAGKKLGLPQSSREAFDLLVTAGLLSAELANKLKAMVGFRNIAVHDYQSVNLDIVRQIIEKHLTDFKIFTKEVMGILEL, encoded by the coding sequence ATGAAGAATGAGGTTATTTTAAATAAAATCTCCACAATAGAGCGTTGTTTAAAAAGAATCCAAGACGTGTATGGAAATGACCCTGAAAATTTGGAGGATTACACAAAGCAAGATTCAATAATCTTGAATATACAAAGAGCTTGTGAAGCGAGTATTGATTTAGCAATGCATATTGTTGCCGGGAAAAAACTGGGGCTACCTCAATCTAGTCGAGAAGCTTTTGATTTATTGGTTACAGCAGGACTACTTAGCGCAGAGCTGGCCAATAAGTTAAAGGCGATGGTTGGATTTCGAAATATCGCTGTACATGATTATCAAAGTGTAAATTTAGATATTGTTCGGCAAATTATTGAAAAACATTTAACTGATTTTAAAATATTTACAAAAGAAGTTATGGGGATATTGGAATTATAG
- a CDS encoding RsfA family transcriptional regulator produces the protein MVISRQDSWTNDNDLLLASTVIQNICNGGTQLAAFKEVAKLLNRTPAACGFRWNSYVRKQYQEEIQQAKQNRKVGNSISHSQQKKEANSLSMTLDDIILFLQNYKKTNEFTNLQNQIKNLEAENQSLLQRVTMYEEEYRMLLNHIDRSRSLVVID, from the coding sequence GTGGTAATCTCAAGACAAGATTCCTGGACTAACGATAACGATTTACTTCTCGCATCAACAGTAATCCAGAATATTTGTAACGGTGGAACACAGTTAGCTGCATTCAAAGAAGTAGCAAAACTACTAAATAGGACACCTGCAGCTTGTGGATTTCGTTGGAATTCATACGTGAGAAAACAATACCAAGAAGAAATACAACAAGCAAAACAAAATCGAAAAGTGGGAAACAGTATTTCCCACTCTCAACAAAAAAAAGAAGCAAACTCTTTATCTATGACATTAGATGATATTATTCTCTTTCTACAAAATTATAAAAAAACAAATGAATTTACAAACTTACAAAACCAAATAAAAAATTTAGAAGCAGAAAACCAGTCCCTTCTACAACGTGTAACTATGTACGAAGAGGAGTATCGTATGTTACTTAATCATATTGATAGGTCAAGAAGTTTAGTTGTAATTGATTAA
- a CDS encoding alpha/beta hydrolase — MKIDSRVLPEIKQAFSQFPGFQLEGDLEASRSLLSNPHLEKSELVHMTKRMIPGAAGEMLVKIYEPVEKNLDKLPAMLWIHGGGYVMGHPDMDDVLCERFVQTAECVVVSVDYRLAPEHPYPAAIEDCYAGLVWMTNEADSLGIDVNRVAIAGASGGGGLTAALALMARDKGGPSIIFQMPLYPMLDSRNITPSSYEIIEDNATWNRANNLTAWGMYLGKENDTNESSPYAVPSRADNLAGLPPTYTCVGQLDLFRDEIIEYVTRLAQAGVDVEFHLYPGCFHCFEVLVPEAEVSQRASQNYFDAMARALHP; from the coding sequence ATGAAAATTGACAGTCGAGTATTACCAGAAATAAAACAGGCTTTCTCACAATTTCCAGGCTTTCAATTAGAGGGGGATTTAGAGGCGAGTCGAAGTCTCTTGTCGAATCCACATTTGGAAAAATCAGAGCTTGTACACATGACCAAGCGAATGATTCCTGGTGCAGCCGGCGAGATGTTAGTTAAAATTTACGAACCCGTTGAGAAAAATCTTGATAAACTTCCAGCTATGCTGTGGATTCACGGTGGTGGATACGTAATGGGCCACCCTGATATGGACGATGTTTTGTGTGAACGCTTTGTTCAGACTGCTGAATGTGTTGTTGTGTCTGTCGATTATCGACTTGCGCCCGAGCATCCTTATCCAGCGGCTATTGAAGATTGTTATGCAGGCTTGGTTTGGATGACAAATGAGGCAGACTCGCTTGGAATTGATGTGAATCGAGTTGCGATCGCTGGAGCAAGTGGAGGCGGTGGGCTAACAGCAGCACTTGCGTTAATGGCTCGTGATAAAGGAGGTCCATCTATTATTTTTCAGATGCCGTTGTATCCAATGCTTGATAGCCGCAACATAACACCATCAAGCTACGAGATTATAGAAGACAACGCGACATGGAATAGAGCAAACAATTTGACGGCTTGGGGTATGTACTTGGGCAAGGAAAACGATACTAACGAATCATCTCCCTATGCCGTACCTTCGAGAGCAGACAATTTAGCAGGACTACCGCCAACTTATACATGTGTAGGTCAACTCGATTTATTCCGAGATGAAATCATTGAATATGTAACACGACTTGCACAAGCAGGAGTAGATGTTGAATTCCATCTCTATCCCGGCTGCTTCCATTGCTTTGAAGTACTTGTGCCTGAAGCCGAAGTGAGTCAGCGTGCCAGTCAGAATTATTTTGATGCGATGGCACGGGCGCTTCATCCATAA
- a CDS encoding alpha/beta-type small acid-soluble spore protein gives MQIRENNNSNEILVAAATSAIEQMKYEIAQEFGVTLGPDSTSRANGSVGGEITKRLVRMAQEQLSGQYKVH, from the coding sequence ATGCAAATTCGAGAAAATAATAATTCAAACGAGATTTTGGTAGCAGCGGCAACAAGTGCAATTGAGCAAATGAAGTATGAAATTGCTCAGGAGTTTGGCGTTACACTTGGACCAGATTCAACATCACGAGCAAATGGTTCAGTAGGTGGAGAGATTACGAAACGTTTAGTTCGTATGGCGCAAGAGCAGTTATCTGGTCAATATAAAGTTCATTAA
- a CDS encoding TetR/AcrR family transcriptional regulator, with product MARTREFDEDQVLDAAMQLFWEKGYEATSLSDLTSRMGIQRPSIYSTFGDKKELFEAALRRYTMSRASDIRNKLQSHSSVKESFSIFFADVVNEEYAGDLSKGCFCINTMVELAPHDERFEILTREHQMYLAVIFQETIERGIQSGELEGNTDAKSLAQALIVALIGLTVMMKSRPQRTFVDNVIATTLTLLK from the coding sequence ATGGCAAGAACCCGTGAATTTGATGAGGATCAAGTTTTAGATGCAGCAATGCAGTTATTTTGGGAGAAGGGATATGAGGCTACCTCATTAAGTGATCTTACTTCTAGAATGGGCATTCAACGCCCTAGTATTTATTCGACCTTTGGAGATAAGAAAGAATTATTTGAAGCCGCACTTCGTAGATATACAATGTCTCGGGCCTCTGATATACGAAATAAGCTTCAAAGTCACTCCTCTGTAAAAGAGTCATTTTCTATTTTCTTTGCCGATGTCGTCAATGAAGAATACGCAGGGGATCTTAGTAAAGGTTGTTTTTGTATCAATACAATGGTTGAATTAGCACCTCATGATGAGAGATTTGAAATTTTGACCAGAGAACATCAAATGTACCTTGCCGTCATTTTTCAGGAGACGATTGAACGCGGAATCCAATCAGGTGAGCTGGAAGGCAACACAGATGCAAAGTCTTTGGCACAGGCACTGATTGTAGCGTTAATCGGTCTAACAGTTATGATGAAATCTCGCCCCCAACGTACATTTGTCGACAATGTAATTGCAACGACGCTTACATTACTTAAGTGA